From a region of the Gossypium raimondii isolate GPD5lz chromosome 10, ASM2569854v1, whole genome shotgun sequence genome:
- the LOC105777485 gene encoding anoctamin-like protein At1g73020 produces the protein MNGVPEDLIVYEIALVVPKRNLNEENKGYDCVEVLVNEFRNVGLIVERVLGLSDEFIKLAAPLETLGRVAAKMQMKKTTHIGIDLQFEWEEIKAFVRQPDGSLFSWCERFQCYRHLIYKIVNKKNSDVTLKFDGKEIQWEAGKSLLQRLELEGIVKQVFPLHDEIKRKKLLRSWALNWWDFTAQPIDEIYAYFGTKIAVYFAFLGMYTRWMIFPATFGLILQLIDFGSLKLLVFPAFFISIVLWAVLFFQFWKRKNSALSARWHLNFSVSTSEGYKLSGREWNSLQPPLELVKNSGIDKTKEKEALQRYEWFGYLKRFRNDVIIILSIICLQLPFELAYAHLYEVLKSDMVKFGLTVVYLLVIQYFTKIGGKISIRLIKHENNENTEYQADSLVYKVFGLYFMQSYIGVFYHALLHRNFMTLRQVLIQRLILYEVLENLVENSLPYLKYSYKKYRAVRNKKKREKGLIGKIQFTTRVEKEYLKPTYSASISEELEDGLFDDFLELALQFGMIMMFACAFPLAFAFSALNNIAEMRTDALKLLAMLRRPVPRAAATIGAWLNIFQFLILMSICTNSALLVWLYDQEGKWKIEPGLAAILVMEHVLLLIKFGFSRFVPEEPAWVRAKRMKNATQAQDMCSKQLLRTISGREKAFGGYIRRKKPDGTNKTQSCRNQ, from the exons atgaatggggtTCCAGAAGACCTAATTGTTTACGAGATTGCTTTGGTGGTTCCCAAAAGGAACCTCAATGAAGAAAATAAGGGTTATGATTGTGTTGAGGTTCTTGTCAATGAGTTCAGAAATGTGGGTTTGATCGTTGAGAGAGTTCTTGGCCTTTCTGACGAGTTTATCAAg CTAGCAGCACCATTAGAGACTCTGGGAAGGGTAGCAGCCAAGATGCAGATGAAGAAGACCACTCATATTG GAATTGATTTACAATTTGAATGGGAGGAGATCAAAGCTTTTGTACGGCAACCTGATGGCTCATTGTTCAGTTGGTGTGAGCGTTTCCAATGCTACCGTCACTTGATATACAAAATT GTCAATAAGAAGAATTCAGACgtaactttaaaatttgatggCAAAGAGATCCAATGGGAAGCTGGGAAATCATTACTGCAGAGGTTGGAATTGGAAGGAATAGTTAAACAAGTTTTCCCTTTACACG ATGAAATAAAGAGGAAGAAACTACTGAGGAGTTGGGCATTAAATTGGTGGGACTTTACAGCTCAACcaattgatgaaatttatgcataTTTCGGGACAAAG ATTGCAgtttattttgcttttcttgGAATGTATACACGTTGGATGATTTTTCCGGCTACATTTGGACTTATCTTGCAGTTGATTGATTTTGG ATCATTAAAATTACTAGTATTCCCTGCTTTCTTCATAAGCATAGTATTGTGGGCTGTGTTGTTTTTCCAATTCTGGAAACGTAAAAACTCTGCACTTTCAGCCAG GTGGCATCTTAATTTTTCTGTCAGCACAAGCGAAGGATACAAATTATCTGGGAGGGAGTGGAACTCACTGCAGCCTCCCCTGGAACTTGTAAAAAATTCGGGAATTGATAAAACGAAAGAGAAAGAAGCATTGCAAAGATATGAATGGTTTGGCTATCTCAAACGATTCAGAAATGATGTTATCATTATTTTGAGTATCATTTGCCTCCAATTGCCATTTGAGTTGGCTTATGCTCATCTCTACGAGGTCCTCAAGTCTGATATGGTGAA GTTCGGGTTAACTGTGGTTTATCTTCTTGTAATCCAGTATTTCACAAAGATTGGGGGAAAGATATCAATCCGACTCATTAAGcatgaaaacaatgaaaatactGAATATCAGGCTGACAGCTTGGTCTACAAA GTGTTTGGTCTTTATTTTATGCAATCATACATTGGTGTTTTTTATCATGCCCTTTTACATCGCAACTTTATGACCCTTCGCCAAGTGTTGATCCAGCGTCTGATACTTTATGAG GTCTTAGAAAATCTGGTGGAAAATTCTTTACCGTATCTGAAGTACAGCTATAAAAAGTATAGAGCTGTTAG aaacaagaaaaaacgTGAGAAAGGTTTGATTGGAAAGATCCAATTCACTACCAGGGTGGAGAAAGAGTACTTGAAACCCACATATTCTGCAAGCATTTCTGAGGAACTGGAAGATGGGCTGTTTGATG ATTTTCTGGAGTTGGCACTGCAGTTTGGAATGATCATGATGTTTGCCTGTGCGTTTCCCCTTGCATTTGCTTTCTCTGCCTTG AACAACATTGCAGAAATGAGAACAGACGCCTTGAAGCTGCTTGCCATGTTGAGACGGCCTGTTCCACGAGCTGCCGCTACAATTGGAGCTTGGCTTAACATTTTTCAG TTCCTAATATTGATGTCAATATGCACCAATTCTGCACTTCTAGTATGGTTATACGATCAggaaggaaaatggaaaattgagCCTGGCCTTGCAGCCATTCTTGTAATGGAGCATGTTCTGCTATTGATTAAATTCGGGTTCTCCCGCTTTGTCCCCGAG GAACCTGCTTGGGTGAGAGCAAAGCGAATGAAGAACGCGACACAAGCGCAAGACATGTGTTCTAAACAGCTATTGAGGACCATATCTGGGAGAGAAAAGGCATTTGGTGGATATATTAGAAGAAAGAAACCTGATGGAACAAATAAAACTCAATCATGCAGAAACCAGTGA
- the LOC105777561 gene encoding ESCRT-related protein CHMP1B produces the protein MGNTEKLLNQIMDLKFTSKSLQRQAKKCEKEEKSEKLKVKKAIEKGNMDGARIYAENAIRKRTEQMNYLRLASRLDAVVARLDTQAKMTTINKSMGNIVKSLESSLATGNLQKMSETMDKFEKQFVNMEVQAEFMESAMAGSTSLSTPEGEVNSLMQQVADDYGLEVSVGLPQPAAHAVPTKTQEKVDEDDLSRRLAELKARG, from the exons ATGGGCAATACGGAGAAGCTGTTGAACCAGATCATGGACCTCAAATTCACCTCCAAATCGCTGCAACGCCAGGCCAAGAAGTGCGAGAAGGAGGAGAAATCTGAGAAATTGAAGGTGAAAAAGGCGATCGAGAAAGGTAACATGGACGGTGCTCGGATCTACGCCGAGAACGCCATCCGTAAGCGCACTGAGCAGATGAACTACCTGCGTCTCGCTTCCCGACTCGATGCTGTAGTTGCCAGGCTCGATACCCAGGCTAAGATGACCACCATCAACAAGTCCATGGGAAATATCGTCAAGTCTCTCGAATCTTCCTTGGCCACCG GCAATTTGCAGAAAATGTCAGAGACAATGGATAAATTCGAGAAGCAGTTTGTGAATATGGAGGTCCAGGCAGAGTTTATGGAGAGTGCTATGGCTGGCTCTACTTCATTGTCCACACCAGAAGGTGAGGTCAACAGCTTGATGCAGCAAGTGGCTGATGATTATGGGTTGGAGGTCTCTGTTGGGTTGCCACAGCCCGCCGCTCATGCTGTGCCAACCAAGACACAGGAGAAGGTTGATGAGGACGATTTGTCAAGGCGCCTCGCCGAGCTTAAGGCTAGAGGTTAA
- the LOC105778609 gene encoding jacalin-related lectin 19 gives MDGGKEKSSSRKKMSVVVGPWGGNGGAAWDDGIYNGVREITLVYDRCIDSIRVVYDKNGKPVTAEKHGGVGGNKTAEIKLKFPEEFLISVTGYYCPVVYGGSPVIRSLTFKSNRRTFGPYGVEEGTPFAFSVEGARVAGFNGRSGWYVDSIGFRLCRVQSPKLFQKVQKGFQRLTSSVSKASA, from the exons ATG GATGGTGGCAAGGAGAAGTCAAGCAGTAGGAAAAAGATGAGTGTGGTGGTAGGACCATGGGGAGGCAATGGTGGAGCTGCTTGGGATGATGGAATTTATAATGGGGTAAGAGAAATCACTCTTGTTTATGATCGTTGCATCGACTCCATCAGAGTGGTTTACGATAAGAACGGTAAGCCTGTAACGGCGGAGAAACACGGCGGTGTAGGAGGAAACAAGACAGCTGAG attaagctaaaattccCAGAAGAATTCTTGATCAGCGTAACTGGTTATTACTGTCCTGTGGTTTATGGTGGTAGCCCTGTGATTCGATCACTGACGTTTAAGAGTAACCGAAGGACGTTTGGTCCGTATGGAGTTGAAGAAGGAACACCCTTCGCTTTCTCCGTAGAGGGAGCGCGAGTCGCCGGGTTCAACGGGAGAAGTGGATGGTATGTTGATTCAATCGGATTTCGATTGTGTCGTGTTCAATCTCCTAAACTCTTTCAGAAGGTGCAGAAAGGATTTCAAAGGCTTACTAGTAGTGTCTCAAAAGCCTCTGCCTAG
- the LOC105777893 gene encoding IAA-amino acid hydrolase ILR1-like 4 has translation METSMIFSKLVSFVLILQLLNPIVVLSSSSSLSSSNGLTEIPKKFLDFAKRKEVVDWMVGIRRKIHENPELGYEEFETSKLIRLELDKLGIPYKYPVSVTGIVGFVGTGEPPFVAIRADMDALAIQETVDWEHKSKNPGKMHACGHDAHVSMVLGAAKILKQHLQELKGTVVLVFQPAEEGGGGAKKMLDAGVLDNIDAIFGLHVLHSAPIGTVASKPGPLLAGSGLFDAVISGKGGHAAIPQHSIDPILAASNVVVSLQHLVSREADPLDSQVVTVAKFQGGGAFNVIPDSVTIGGTFRAFSKASLIQLKKRIEEVIKGQAAVQRCSATVDFSNTKKPMLLFPPTVNDKDLHEHFLKVAGDMLGNDKVKDMKPVMGSEDFAFYQEAFPGYFFFIGMQDENSPKLSSVHTPNFTINEDILPYGAALHASLATTYLLEAESKLRPTGGNLHDEL, from the exons ATGGAAACAAGCATGATTTTCTCCAAGTTGGTCTCTTTTGTTTTGATACTCCAGCTCCTCAATCCTATAGTTGTTttgtcatcatcttcttctctaAGCTCATCAAATGGGTTGACTGAAATCCCCAAGAAGTTCCTTGATTTCGCTAAAAGAAAAGAGGTTGTTGATTGGATGGTAGGAATCCGGAGGAAGATACATGAGAATCCCGAACTAGGATATGAGGAATTTGAGACTAGTAAGTTGATTAGACTAGAATTGGATAAACTGGGTATTCCTTATAAATACCCAGTTTCAGTCACTGGTATTGTTGGCTTTGTTGGGACTGGTGAACCTCCTTTTGTTGCTATAAGGGCTGATATGGATGCCCTTGCTATTcag GAAACAGTCGATTGGGAGCACAAGAGTAAAAATCCTGGAAAGATGCATGCTTGTGGCCATGATGCTCATGTCTCAATGGTTCTTGGTGCtgcaaaaatactaaaacagcATCTTCAAGAGTTAAAG GGTACGGTTGTTCTTGTTTTCCAACCAGCTGAAGAAGGTGGCGGAGGGGCAAAAAAGATGCTAGATGCAGGTGTGTTAGACAATATTGATGCAATCTTTGGACTGCATGTTCTACATAGTGCACCAATCGGTACCGTGGCCTCCAAGCCGGGTCCTTTATTGGCTGGAAGTGGCTTATTCGATGCTGTAATAAGCGGAAAAGGAGGCCATGCAGCCATTCCTCAACATTCAATAGACCCGATTTTGGCAGCCTCTAACGTTGTAGTCAGCCTACAACATCTTGTTTCACGAGAAGCTGATCCATTGGATTCCCAG GTGGTCACAGTTGCGAAGTTTCAAGGAGGCGGCGCCTTTAATGTCATTCCAGATTCAGTTACAATTGGAGGGACTTTTCGGGCATTTTCGAAAGCGAGTTTAATACAACTTAAGAAGCGGATCGAGGAG GTTATCAAAGGGCAAGCTGCTGTACAAAGGTGCAGTGCGACCGTGGATTTCTCCAATACCAAGAAGCCGATGCTCCTTTTCCCTCCGACTGTAAACGATAAGGACTTGCACGAGCATTTCCTGAAAGTTGCTGGGGATATGCTTGGAAATGACAAAGTTAAAGACATGAAACCAGTGATGGGGTCCGAGGATTTTGCATTTTACCAAGAGGCGTTTCCTGGGTATTTCTTCTTCATTGGGATGCAAGATGAAAACAGCCCAAAGCTCAGCTCAGTCCACACCCCAAACTTCACTATCAATGAAGATATTCTTCCTTACGGTGCTGCACTTCATGCATCATTGGCTACTACTTATCTCCTTGAAGCAGAGTCGAAACTTCGTCCTACAGGGGGCAATTTACATGATGAACTGTGA